CCACGTAGTGGTCCACCCGGATGTCCGTCAGCTGCTCGAAGGTGCGGACCGTACAGGCGGCGCCGCCGAACTGGTAGCTCCAGTTGAACTGGGCGTACTGAGGCCGGCTGGTCCCGCCGCCGGACTCCTGGCAGCTCGGGATCGGCACCATCAGGTCGCGGGGGACGCTGACCACCCTGGCGTCGCGTCCGTCGGCGGACAGGTGCAGCAGCATCACCGTGTCCGAGCGGGCGCTGCCCAGCTCCGGCCGGTAGTCCGAGCCCATCAGCAGGATGTTCTCCGACGATCCGACGTGCGGCGGCCGCGAACCCGCCTGCGCGGCGAGGGCGCGTTCCGCCGCCGTGTCGGTGTGGATGTTCCCGTCGAGCTTCCGGTACACCAGCCAGCCGGCCAGCACCGAGCCGATCAGCCCGAGGGCTGCGATCCCGGCCAGCACACGCAGCACGGTCGTGCGGCGTGTCCGTGGCGGAGTCGTCTCGACCATGGGGAATCTCCGATTGCAGCAATAGCGCGTGGCGCACCCACTAAACGATTGTCAGTGTGGTGATGAATTGATGCCGATGCCCGCGACATGCATGGCCGGGCGGGATTTTTGGTCCAAAGGAGTGGCAGATGACGAGCTCCACGGCAGTACGGTCACCCGGACGATCCGCACCCGGAAGAGTCACCACCAAGAGGGTGATCGACCTGACGATGGGCACACTGCTGCTTCTGCTCACCCTGCCTGCCATGGCGGTGATCTGCCTGGCCATCATGTGCGAGGGCGGCGGTCCCGTCTTCCACCGGCAGGCGCGCGTGGGCCGCGGCGGACGCCCTTTCTCGATGTGGAAGTTTCGCACCATGCATATCGGGGCGCATGCCGCGCGGCACACGTTCTTCGACCTGAACGAGTCCGACGGCCATCTCTTCAAAATCAGCAGGGATCCGCGGGTCACGCCGGTCGGGAGATATCTGCGGCGCGCGTCGCTCGACGAACTGCCGCAGCTCTTCAACGTCGTCCGCGGCGAGATGTCCCTCGTCGGGCCGCGCCCGCTGCTGGTCGAGGACTCCGACTACACCGGCCCGGCCCTCGAACGGCTGCGGGTCCCCCCGGGAGTCACCGGTCTCTGGCAGGTGAGCGGCCGGTCGGACCTGCCCTGGGAGGAGATGCTCCGGCTGGATCTGCACTACGTGGTGCACCAGAGCACGCTGCTGGACCTGGCCATCCTCTGCCGGACCGTCCCCGCGGTGCTGACCGCGCGCGGCGCCAGGTGACGTCAGGGCGCGGCGGCGCGGGCGGCGCGGGCGGCGCGGTAGACGCTCTCGACGGCGTGGACCCAGGCGCGCGCGGTGTAGTGACGGTCGAACACCTCCCGGCAGTGGGCGCGCAGCGCGGGGAAGCGGGCCGAGGCGGCGGCGAGGGCCGGGGCCAGGGGTTCGTCCCAGCCGACCACCGCGCCGGTGCCGTGCCGGTGGACCGACTCGGCCACGGCGGAGCCGGCGAACGCCAGCACCGGGAGTCCGGCGGCCAGCGCCTCCAGCAGGGCCAGCGGCGCGTTCTCGTAGCAGCGGCTGGCGAAGACCAGTCCACGCCGGGCGCCCAGGCCGCGCCGGAGTTCGGTCCGGTCGAGACGGCCCAGGAAGCGGACCGAGGCCGGGGCCGCCGCCTGTGCCGCGGCGAGGAGCTCGCCGTCGCCGACGACGTCCAGCGGCTCGTCCTCGGGCCAGCGGCGCAGGAGTTCGAGGATGCCCTTCTCCGCGCTCAGCCGGCCGGCGAAGAGCCAGCGGTCCCCCTCGCCGGCGGGGTGGCCCCCTGGCGCCTCGTCCACGAAGTTGGGGACCAGCGCCAGGCGTTCGGCGGCGAGGCCGGCCCGTAGATAGGTGCGGCGGCTGAGTTCGGAGAGCACCACCAGCTGGTCCGCCCGGCGCAGCAGCGGGTCCGCGCCAGGGCCGCCGCGGTTGGCCCAGGCCAGCGGGGCGGTGGCCACACGGGACTCCCGGTAGCAGCCGTGCCGCAGCCCGGCCCAGCGGTCCCCGTCCGGGCAGGCGGTGCAGACGGCGCCGTCCCGGTAGAGGGTGGCCCCGGCGCACAGCGGACGGTAGTTGTGCAGGGTGGCGACGAGCGGCCCGGGCCAGGAGCGCACCCAGGAGCGGGTGAGGTTGGGGAAGAGGTTGTGCACGTGCACCACCTGCGGGTCCAGGGCGCGCAGGCGCGCGAGCGGGCTGGGGCCGCCCGCGCCCGCCACGGTCGCCGCGGCCCGCAGCGGGTACCAGCGCGAGCGGGCCGCCTCCTCGTCCGTGTGCGCCGCGACGAGGGTCACCTCGTGCCCCGCGGCGCGGAGCGCCCCGACCTGGTCGAGCACCGCCTCGTTCTCCCCGCTGGGCTGCCCCGAGGCGTAGAAGCTGTGCACGAAGGCGATCCGCAGCGGACCTGGCGTCCGGGCGGTCATCCGCGGCCGCCGGCCTCGGCCATCCGGGGCGGGTCGACCGCGATCCTGGCCAGGTAGGCGGGGTTGTTGCGCAGGTAGCGCCGCCACAGCCGGCGCGGCTCCCTGGCCAGCCGGTAGGACCACTCCAAGCCCCGGTCCTGCATCCACACCGGCGCGGAGGGCTTGAGCCCGGCCAGGAAGTCGAAGGCCGCGCCGACGCCGAACAGCACGGGGGCGGTCAGCCGCTCCCGGTGGTCGGCCATCCAGCGCTCCTGCTTCGGGGTGGAGAGGCCGACCCAGACGAGTTCGGCCCCAGTGGCGTTGATCCGCTCGACGATCTCCGCGTCCTCGCCCGGAGTGAGCGGGCGGAACGGCGGCGCGTGGGCGCCGACGACCCGCAGCCCCGGCAGCCGCTCGGTGAGGCGGCGGGCCAGCAGTTCGGGGACCCCGGGAGCGCCGCCGTACAGGAACGAGCGCCAGCCGCGCTCGGCGGCCAGGGCCAGGGTGTCCAGCATCAGCACCCGGCCCTGCACCTGGCTCATCCCGACCGCGCCGGCCCGGCGCCCGGCCCAGACCATGGGCATCCCGTCGGGGACGGTCAGGCCGGAGCGGTTGTGCACCGCGCGCAGCTCCGCGTCCCGCTGCGACTCCATCACCCCGTGCACGCCGGTGACGCAGACGTAGCGGCGGTCGCCCGCCTCGACCCACCCGGCGATCTCCTCCAGCGCGGTGCGCGGGTTGACCGCGCTGATCCCGACGCCGAGCACGTCGACCCGCGGCGCGGGCATCAGACGCGCACCGGGCCCGCCCGGTGCGCGGCCCGCACCTGGTCGTGGACCCAGGCGTAGGTGGCCGCCAGGCCGTCCCTCAGCTCGGTCGTGGGCGCCCAGCCGAGCTCCTTGACGATCCGGGTGTTGTCGCTGTTGCGGCCCCTGACACCGAGCGGCCCGGGGACGTGCCGATGCGCCAGCTCGACCCCGGCGATCTCCTCGACCAGCCGGTAGAGCTGATTGACGGTCACCAGCTGGTCCGAGCCCACGTTCAGCGGCTCCTCGACGTCGCTGCGGGTCAGCCGCAGCGTGCCGGTGAGGCAGTCGTCGATGTAGGTGAAGCTGCGGGTCTGCTCCCCGTCGCCCCAGATCTCGATCTCCGAGGCGCCGGTGAGCACGGCGGTGGCCACCTTGCGGCAGGCGGCGGCCGGGGCCTTCTCCCGGCCGCCGCGCCAGGTGCCGTGCGGGCCGTAGATGTTGTGGTAGCGGGCGACCCTGGTGGTGAGGCCGTAGTCCTCACGGAAGTGACGTGCCATCCGCTCGCCGAAGAGCTTCTCCCAGCCGTAGCCGTCCTCGGGCATGGCCGGGTAGGCGTCCTCCTCGCGCAGCGGGAGCACCGCCGCCTGCTGCTGCCGGTCGGCGGCGTAGACGCAGGCGGAGGAGGAGTAGAAGAAGCGGTCGACGCCGCCGTCGCGGGCCGCGAGCAGCATGTGCGTGTTGGTCAGGACCGACAGCATGCAGGCGGCCCTGTTGTTCTCGATGAAGCCCATGCCGCCCATGTCGGCGGCCAGTTGGTAGACCTCGCCGGCGCCGCCTGCCAGTACCTCGACGGCGGCGTCACGCAGCGAGACGTCCCGCACCAGGTTCTGCGCCGCGGGGTGGAGCTGCTGCCACTCGTCCAGCGGCTTGCAGTCGACGGCCCGGACCGAGCGGCCCTCGCGCAGCAACGCGGCCGTCAGGTGCCCTCCGATGAACCCGCCCGCCCCGGTGACCACGGCATCGACATGCGACATGCGGCACTCCCTCGCCATGAATCGGATATAACGAAAGAAACGTTAAAAATCCGCTTCCTGACGCCCCGTCCGGCACGCGCGGACGGGCCCCCACTCCAGCCTTTCGGCTCAGTCGCCGTAGCGGGCGCCCCGAAGGCGGGGTTCCAGGCCGATCCAGATGACCGACATCAGCCGGCGCGCCGTCTCCTCCGGCGGCTCCGGACCGGTGTCCAGCACCCAGCCGGCCAGGGCGTCGGCCGCACCGACGATGACCTGGGCCATCGCCGCCGCCTCGCCCCGGTCCGGGCCCTCCCCCGGACGCGGGCCGGGAAGGTCGGCCTCGCGGACGGCGCGGCGCAGCAGCGCGGTGACCGCGGAGACGACCTCGCGGCGGGCCGAGGCCACGTCCTCCACCACCGGCTCGCCCTGCGCGCGCGCCTGCTGGTAGAGCACGACCCAGCTGTCCCTGTGCTCGGCGACGAAGGCGAAGAACGCGGTCAGCCCGTGGAAGAGCTGGTCGCCGGGGGCCAGCCCGGGGTCGGCCGCACCGGCGAAGGCGGCGATCAGCCGGTCCGCCTCGCGGCGGATGCAGGCGGCGAAGAGCTCCTCCTTGGACCCGAGGTAGAGGTAGAGCATCGGCTTGGAGACCTCGCAGGCCTCGGCGATCTCGTCCATGGACGCGGCGTGGTAGCCGGAACGCGAGAAGATCATGACGGCCGCGTCCAGCATCTGCTGCTCGCGCTGTGCCCGCGGCACGCGTTTCGCCTTCACTGGGGCCGCCTGGTCCCTGGCATCCGATCGCATTCGTCGAGTCTATGTGCTCAGCGGCTTCACGCCGCCCACACAAGCAGGGCGATCGTCCGGCCAAAGCGCTGACCGCGCGGGCCCGCCCGTCCTATGTTGGTGACAGCCGCGCGTCCCCCCTCGCGCACCGCGTCACCGCAGGAGGCCCCGATGGCCGTCCAGCCCCACCCGGCCGTGCAGAGCGCCCTGTCGACCGCCGCGTCGAGCACGGTCCAGGTCGGCGAGATCAGGCCCAACGACCACCTCTGCTTCGTCTTCGGGGACGAGCGCGAACGGGCCGCCGTGACGACGACCTTCGTCCGCGACGGCCTCGGCAGCGGGGACAAGGTCCTCTACATCACCGAGGACGACGGACCCGCGCTGGCCAGGGTGCTCGCCACGCTCACCGCGGCGGGCATCGACGTCGCCGGTCACACCGCCGCCGGCCGGCTCGTGGTCGCCGGGGCCGAGCAGACGTACCTGGCCGACGGCCGCTTCGACGTCGACCGCACCGTGGCGATGATGGACGCCTTCATCCAGCAGACCGAGGCGGAGGGCTACCGCCTGCTGCGGGTGACCGGCGAGACGGGCTGGGTGGCCAGGCACGGCGTCAGCATCGGCGAGCTGATCGCCTACGAGCAGGCGGTCTCCCCGCTGGCGGTGGACGGGAAGGTCCTCGCGCTGTGCCAGTACGACCACCGCGCCTTCGCCGCCGCGGACATGGACGCCCTGGACCGCGCCCACGCGGGCCGCGCCGAGGAGAACGCCGTCTTCGAGGACGGCGAGCTGCTGATCCGCCGCCGCCACGGCGACTCCCCCGGCCTCGGCCTGACCGGCACGGTCGGCGAGACCGGCCACACCCCGCTGGCCAAGGCGCTGGACGCGGTCGTCGCCGAGAGCGCGGAGCACGCCACGGACGTCCATGTCGACATGTCAGGCCTGGACTTCGTCGACCTGGAGGGGCTGCGGCTGCTCGTCGCCGCCCGCCAGGAGCTGGGCGACGGCCGGGCCCTCCACCTCGAACGCCCCGCCCCGCACCTGCGCCGCCTGATCCGGATGGCGGGCTGGGACGCCGCCAGCGCGTTCCGCTCGCCGCATCCCGACTTCCGGCACCAGGCCTGTCTCTACGGCAGCGACGCGGAGTTCCTGGCCACCGCCCTGCCCTTCGTCGAGGAGGGCTTCCGGCTGGGCGAGCCGGTCCTGGCGGCGACCACCTCCGCCAATCTGGAGCTGCTGAGCGAGGCGCTGGGGGAGCGCGCCGAGCTGCTGGACTTCGCCGAGACGGCCTATTTCGGCCGCCGCCCGCCGCAGCGGATCGCCGCGTACGAGCGGTACTGGCGCAGCGCGTCCGCGGGGACGGCCGCCCGGCACGTCCGGATCCTGGCGGAGCCGGTCTGGGCGGGCCGCTCGGCCGCCGAGGCGGCGGCGTGGCGGCGGATGGAGGCGCTGCTGAACGCGCTGCTGGGCGACACCAACATCTGGATGGTCTGCCCCTACGACACCCGCGTCGCCCCGCCGGGCGTCCTCGCGGACGCCCGGCGCACCCACCCCGAGCTCCGGCAGGGCCTCGGGCTGACGCCCTCGGCCGACTACGTCGACCCGCGCACGCCCGCGGCGGGCCCGGTCGACAGCCCGGCGCTGATCCCGCCTCCGGCGCACGCTCCGGTCCTGCGCTGGGACTCGGTCACCCCGGCGACGACCCGGCTGCGGGACTTCGTGACCGAGCACGCCGCGCGGCTGGGGCTGACCGGCGACCGGACGGAACTGCTGGTCCTGGCCCTGACGGAGGTGGCCCGCCTGCTGGGCCACGCGGCGGTGGACGGGCCGGAGCCCGCCCCGGCGCCGGCCTCGCTCTGCCTGTGGGCGTGGGGCCGACGCATGGTGGTGGAGCTGGTCCAACCGGGCCTCAGGCCGAGCGACTCCGCGTTGGACGACCCCCTGCTGGGTTACCGCCTCCCGCGCCCGGACGGCCCCCGGCCCGGCGAGGGCCTGTGGCTCGCCCGCCAGATCTCCGAGAGCGTCGAGGTCCGCGCGACCGACGCGGGCTGCGTCGTCCGCCTCGAACTCACCGGAGCCCGCGCCCTGGCGTGAGATGCGGCACCTTGCCATCCGGGGAAGTTGCAGCCTGCTCAGGGGCGCGACACGTGTGCGACAGGGGAAGTCGCACCCTCGAGGGGCGCGGGGAACTGCGCGAAAAGCCACCGACATGCGGATGGTCCTCACCGAGCAGGGCCATCCGCACCGGGCGGTTTCTCGCGCAGTTCCCCGCGCCCCTCAGGCGGTGCCGAGGACCCCTCTTGCATGCGTGCACGTCTGCGCTTTAACTAGCATCGCTAGTTAACTGTTACCCGGCCCGGAGGGACACCCGGTGGAGACCTACACCGACCAGTACATCGGCGGCAGCTGGCAGCCCTCCCGCGGTGCGGAGGGGATCGAGGTGGTCAACCCGGCCACGGAGGAGATCCTGGCCGTCGTGCCCGCCGGGACGGCGGAGGACGTGGACGCCGCCGTCGCCGCCGCGCGCGGCGCCCAGCGGGGGTGGGGGGCGACCAGCCCCGAGACGCGGCTCGGGTATCTCACCGCGATCAGGGACGGCCTGGCCGCCCGCCAGGGCGAGATCGCCGAGACCGTCACCGCCGAGCTCGGCTCGCCCATCGGCTTCGCCACCGCCGTCCAGGCCGGGCTCCCGCTCGGCGTGGCCTCCGGCTACCTGGACATCCTCGCGAACTTCGAGTTCACCGAGCGGGTCGGCAACTCCACCGTCTACGCCGAGCCCGCCGGCGTCGTCGCCGCGATCACGCCGTGGAACTACCCGCTGCACCAGATCGTCGCAAAGGTCGTCCCCGCGCTGGCCGCGGGCTGCACCGTCGTGCTCAAGCCCGCCGAGGACACCCCGCTCGTCGCGCGGCTCTTCGCCCGGATCGTGCACGAGGCCGGGCTGCCGGCCGGGGTGTTCAACCTGGTCACCGGCGTCGGCGCGGTCGCCGGCGCCGCGCTCGCCGCACACCCCGACGTGGACCTGGTCTCCTTCACCGGCTCCACCGCCGTCGGCCGCTCCATCGCCG
This genomic interval from Streptacidiphilus rugosus AM-16 contains the following:
- a CDS encoding sugar transferase; the protein is MIDLTMGTLLLLLTLPAMAVICLAIMCEGGGPVFHRQARVGRGGRPFSMWKFRTMHIGAHAARHTFFDLNESDGHLFKISRDPRVTPVGRYLRRASLDELPQLFNVVRGEMSLVGPRPLLVEDSDYTGPALERLRVPPGVTGLWQVSGRSDLPWEEMLRLDLHYVVHQSTLLDLAILCRTVPAVLTARGAR
- a CDS encoding glycosyltransferase — encoded protein: MTARTPGPLRIAFVHSFYASGQPSGENEAVLDQVGALRAAGHEVTLVAAHTDEEAARSRWYPLRAAATVAGAGGPSPLARLRALDPQVVHVHNLFPNLTRSWVRSWPGPLVATLHNYRPLCAGATLYRDGAVCTACPDGDRWAGLRHGCYRESRVATAPLAWANRGGPGADPLLRRADQLVVLSELSRRTYLRAGLAAERLALVPNFVDEAPGGHPAGEGDRWLFAGRLSAEKGILELLRRWPEDEPLDVVGDGELLAAAQAAAPASVRFLGRLDRTELRRGLGARRGLVFASRCYENAPLALLEALAAGLPVLAFAGSAVAESVHRHGTGAVVGWDEPLAPALAAASARFPALRAHCREVFDRHYTARAWVHAVESVYRAARAARAAAP
- a CDS encoding WecB/TagA/CpsF family glycosyltransferase is translated as MPAPRVDVLGVGISAVNPRTALEEIAGWVEAGDRRYVCVTGVHGVMESQRDAELRAVHNRSGLTVPDGMPMVWAGRRAGAVGMSQVQGRVLMLDTLALAAERGWRSFLYGGAPGVPELLARRLTERLPGLRVVGAHAPPFRPLTPGEDAEIVERINATGAELVWVGLSTPKQERWMADHRERLTAPVLFGVGAAFDFLAGLKPSAPVWMQDRGLEWSYRLAREPRRLWRRYLRNNPAYLARIAVDPPRMAEAGGRG
- a CDS encoding NAD-dependent epimerase/dehydratase family protein gives rise to the protein MSHVDAVVTGAGGFIGGHLTAALLREGRSVRAVDCKPLDEWQQLHPAAQNLVRDVSLRDAAVEVLAGGAGEVYQLAADMGGMGFIENNRAACMLSVLTNTHMLLAARDGGVDRFFYSSSACVYAADRQQQAAVLPLREEDAYPAMPEDGYGWEKLFGERMARHFREDYGLTTRVARYHNIYGPHGTWRGGREKAPAAACRKVATAVLTGASEIEIWGDGEQTRSFTYIDDCLTGTLRLTRSDVEEPLNVGSDQLVTVNQLYRLVEEIAGVELAHRHVPGPLGVRGRNSDNTRIVKELGWAPTTELRDGLAATYAWVHDQVRAAHRAGPVRV
- a CDS encoding TetR/AcrR family transcriptional regulator, translating into MPRAQREQQMLDAAVMIFSRSGYHAASMDEIAEACEVSKPMLYLYLGSKEELFAACIRREADRLIAAFAGAADPGLAPGDQLFHGLTAFFAFVAEHRDSWVVLYQQARAQGEPVVEDVASARREVVSAVTALLRRAVREADLPGPRPGEGPDRGEAAAMAQVIVGAADALAGWVLDTGPEPPEETARRLMSVIWIGLEPRLRGARYGD
- a CDS encoding anti-sigma factor RsbA family regulatory protein, whose translation is MAVQPHPAVQSALSTAASSTVQVGEIRPNDHLCFVFGDERERAAVTTTFVRDGLGSGDKVLYITEDDGPALARVLATLTAAGIDVAGHTAAGRLVVAGAEQTYLADGRFDVDRTVAMMDAFIQQTEAEGYRLLRVTGETGWVARHGVSIGELIAYEQAVSPLAVDGKVLALCQYDHRAFAAADMDALDRAHAGRAEENAVFEDGELLIRRRHGDSPGLGLTGTVGETGHTPLAKALDAVVAESAEHATDVHVDMSGLDFVDLEGLRLLVAARQELGDGRALHLERPAPHLRRLIRMAGWDAASAFRSPHPDFRHQACLYGSDAEFLATALPFVEEGFRLGEPVLAATTSANLELLSEALGERAELLDFAETAYFGRRPPQRIAAYERYWRSASAGTAARHVRILAEPVWAGRSAAEAAAWRRMEALLNALLGDTNIWMVCPYDTRVAPPGVLADARRTHPELRQGLGLTPSADYVDPRTPAAGPVDSPALIPPPAHAPVLRWDSVTPATTRLRDFVTEHAARLGLTGDRTELLVLALTEVARLLGHAAVDGPEPAPAPASLCLWAWGRRMVVELVQPGLRPSDSALDDPLLGYRLPRPDGPRPGEGLWLARQISESVEVRATDAGCVVRLELTGARALA